A stretch of the Archangium violaceum genome encodes the following:
- a CDS encoding DUF3052 family protein: MTPYALASLPAMLGIKTGSKVSVINPPRGFVQRLNPLPDGVEFLITAQTGLDVILFFTQDAHELVQRLPALSRAMALTGGIWVCWPSGEGIKTALSEDFIRQAALDIGLVDNKICIIDSTWTGLRLVRRPRGGRLDKPENRKRAPTAQA; the protein is encoded by the coding sequence ATGACTCCCTACGCGCTGGCTTCTCTGCCGGCCATGCTCGGCATCAAGACCGGCAGCAAGGTCTCCGTCATCAACCCACCCCGGGGCTTCGTCCAGAGGCTCAATCCCCTGCCGGATGGGGTGGAGTTCCTCATCACCGCCCAGACGGGGCTGGACGTCATCCTCTTCTTCACCCAGGACGCCCACGAGCTCGTCCAGCGCCTGCCGGCCCTCTCGCGCGCCATGGCCCTGACCGGGGGCATCTGGGTGTGCTGGCCCAGCGGCGAGGGCATCAAGACGGCCCTCTCCGAGGACTTCATCCGCCAGGCCGCGCTCGACATCGGGCTGGTGGACAACAAGATCTGCATCATCGACAGCACCTGGACCGGCCTGCGTCTGGTCCGCCGTCCGAGGGGCGGCCGGCTGGACAAACCGGAGAACCGGAAAAGGGCTCCGACGGCCCAGGCCTAG
- a CDS encoding acylphosphatase — translation MDRRRASLRIRGKVQGVFYRESARTEALRLGLTGWVRNLSDGSVEAVAEGTAEALDAFVAWCHRGPTQARVTEVERADSEARGEFSTFTVERSS, via the coding sequence ATGGACAGGCGGCGAGCAAGCCTCCGGATTCGAGGCAAGGTGCAAGGGGTGTTCTACAGGGAGAGCGCCCGCACCGAGGCCCTGCGTCTCGGACTGACGGGATGGGTGCGCAACCTCTCGGACGGTTCCGTGGAGGCGGTGGCCGAGGGCACGGCGGAGGCCCTGGATGCATTCGTGGCCTGGTGCCACCGGGGCCCCACCCAGGCCCGGGTAACGGAAGTGGAGCGCGCCGACTCGGAGGCGCGCGGGGAGTTCAGTACCTTCACCGTGGAGCGCAGCTCATGA
- the ligA gene encoding NAD-dependent DNA ligase LigA, with amino-acid sequence MNASKTADATRIEQLRKELAHHNYRYYVLDSPEVSDAEYDRLMRELQDLESRHPDLITVDSPTQRVGGAAAEKFEKVVHRVPMLSLANVFNDEELSDFDERIRRQTGLAQVAYVCEPKLDGLAITLHFEHGRFARGATRGDGTEGEDVSANLRTIRSLPMELLPQNGVEVPGGLEVRGEVFISKKDFKKLNDKREEEGEPLFANPRNAAAGSLRQLDPRITASRPLSLYLYECVPGEGVPAFGSHTEKLEYLKSLGLPVNRYVRVESVEGVREQYRKSVEGRHALPFEVDGMVVKVDEEDLRQRLGQISKSPRWAVAYKFPPEEEATLVEDIQVYVGRTGALTPVAHLKPVKVGGVTVSRATLHNEDELRRKDVRKGDTVFIRRAGDVIPEIVKVVESKRPADAQPFVFPTECPVCHAAAVKDDEGAIIRCTGATCPAQMVEKVRHFASRTAMDIDGLGEKLAGQLVETGLVKTFADLYHLTRGKLLELERMGEKSADNLLANIERSKQTTQPRFLYALGIRHVGEATAKTLAEAFPDVRQLYEASLEDITRVKDVGPTMAQVIHAFFHEPQNREAIDALLAAGVAPAAPRVVKTGVFAGKTVVLTGGMSGMSRDQAKEEIERRGGKVSGSVSRKTDMVVAGEDAGSKLKKAQELGVRILDEQAFLQLLQTDARG; translated from the coding sequence GTGAACGCCTCGAAGACCGCCGACGCCACCCGAATCGAGCAGCTCCGCAAGGAGCTGGCCCACCACAACTACCGTTACTACGTGCTCGACTCGCCGGAGGTTAGCGACGCGGAATACGACCGGCTCATGCGGGAGCTGCAGGACCTGGAGTCCCGCCACCCGGACCTCATCACCGTGGACTCGCCGACCCAAAGGGTGGGCGGGGCCGCGGCCGAGAAGTTCGAGAAGGTGGTCCACCGCGTCCCGATGCTCTCGTTGGCAAACGTCTTCAACGACGAAGAGCTTTCCGATTTCGACGAGCGGATCCGCCGCCAGACAGGACTCGCGCAGGTCGCCTATGTGTGCGAGCCCAAGCTCGACGGCCTGGCCATCACCCTGCACTTCGAGCACGGACGCTTCGCCCGGGGCGCCACCCGCGGCGACGGCACCGAGGGCGAGGACGTCAGCGCCAACCTTCGCACCATCCGCAGCCTTCCCATGGAGCTGCTCCCCCAGAACGGGGTGGAAGTGCCCGGCGGCCTCGAGGTGCGGGGCGAGGTCTTCATTTCCAAGAAGGACTTCAAGAAGCTCAACGACAAGCGCGAGGAGGAGGGCGAGCCGCTCTTCGCCAACCCGCGCAACGCCGCCGCCGGCAGCCTGCGGCAGCTGGACCCGCGCATCACCGCCTCGCGCCCGCTCTCCCTCTATCTGTACGAGTGCGTGCCCGGCGAGGGAGTACCCGCCTTCGGCTCGCACACGGAGAAGCTCGAGTACCTCAAGTCGCTCGGGTTGCCGGTGAACCGGTACGTACGCGTGGAGAGCGTGGAGGGGGTGCGCGAGCAGTACCGCAAGTCCGTCGAGGGCCGCCATGCCCTGCCCTTCGAGGTGGACGGCATGGTGGTGAAGGTGGACGAGGAGGACCTGCGCCAGCGGCTGGGGCAGATTTCGAAGAGCCCGCGCTGGGCGGTGGCCTACAAGTTCCCGCCCGAGGAGGAGGCGACGCTCGTCGAGGACATCCAGGTGTACGTGGGCCGTACGGGCGCGCTCACCCCGGTGGCGCACCTCAAGCCGGTGAAGGTGGGCGGCGTCACCGTGAGCCGCGCCACCCTGCACAACGAGGACGAGCTGCGCCGCAAGGACGTGCGCAAGGGCGACACCGTCTTCATCCGCCGCGCCGGTGACGTCATCCCCGAAATCGTGAAGGTGGTGGAGTCCAAGCGGCCGGCGGATGCCCAGCCCTTCGTCTTCCCCACCGAGTGCCCCGTCTGCCACGCGGCCGCCGTGAAGGACGACGAGGGCGCCATCATCCGCTGCACCGGCGCCACCTGCCCCGCGCAGATGGTGGAGAAGGTGCGCCACTTCGCCTCGCGCACGGCCATGGACATCGACGGCCTGGGCGAGAAGCTGGCCGGCCAGCTGGTGGAGACGGGCCTGGTGAAGACCTTCGCGGACCTCTACCACCTCACCCGGGGCAAGCTCCTGGAGCTGGAGCGCATGGGCGAGAAGAGCGCCGACAACCTGCTCGCCAACATCGAGCGCTCCAAGCAGACCACCCAGCCCCGCTTCCTCTACGCGCTCGGCATCCGCCACGTGGGCGAGGCCACCGCCAAGACGCTCGCCGAGGCCTTCCCGGACGTGCGCCAGCTCTACGAGGCCAGCCTCGAGGACATCACCCGCGTCAAGGACGTGGGCCCCACCATGGCCCAGGTCATCCACGCCTTCTTCCACGAGCCGCAGAACCGCGAGGCCATCGACGCGCTGCTCGCCGCGGGAGTCGCGCCGGCCGCGCCCCGCGTCGTGAAGACGGGCGTCTTCGCCGGCAAGACGGTGGTGCTCACCGGGGGCATGAGCGGGATGAGCCGCGACCAGGCGAAGGAGGAAATCGAACGCCGGGGGGGCAAGGTGTCTGGAAGTGTCTCGCGGAAGACTGACATGGTGGTGGCGGGCGAGGACGCCGGTAGCAAGCTGAAGAAGGCCCAGGAACTCGGGGTAAGAATCCTGGACGAGCAGGCCTTCCTGCAGCTGCTCCAGACGGACGCCAGAGGGTAA
- the rho gene encoding transcription termination factor Rho: protein MAKARSPKEKLLDSVVEVEEKPKRRTTRAKVVDRDDTEKPSRRRATSRREEDTESESESLSVAETPRPVLTPLPSHPVRDEEYQEVRAHEAHEEPSAPEPSAPEPSEAPVVTEVTRDGAPMQVIKLNDLKRMKITDLAKMAHDFGVEGYQGLKKQDLIFSLLSGIADKKFEVHAEGVMELLSDGFGFLRSADSDYQPSPDDIYVSPSQVRRFNLRPGDTVTGPIRQPREGERFFALQKVDKVNFADPLSEATRERILFDNLTPLYPTRKLKLEHEGSEMTTRIIDLFCPIGLGQRCLIVAPPKAGKTVLLQNIAHAISKNHPDVYLIVLLVDERPEEVTDMERNVRGEVVSSTFDEPATRHVQVAEMVIDKAKRLVEQKYDVCILLDSITRLARAYNTVVPASGKILSGGVDANALHKPKRFFGAARNIEEGGSLTIIGTALIDTGSRMDEVIFEEFKGTGNSEIVLDRKLMEKRIFPTLDINKSGTRKEELLLPPADLIRITALRQVLHPFTPIDAMEFVLKHMRPTASNAEFLGSMNR, encoded by the coding sequence ATGGCCAAAGCCCGTTCCCCCAAAGAGAAGCTCCTGGATTCAGTCGTAGAAGTTGAAGAGAAGCCCAAGCGTCGGACGACGCGGGCCAAGGTCGTGGACCGGGACGACACCGAGAAGCCTTCGCGCCGCCGGGCGACGAGCCGTCGGGAAGAGGACACCGAGTCCGAGTCCGAGTCCCTCTCGGTCGCCGAGACGCCGCGCCCGGTGCTGACGCCGCTCCCCTCTCATCCCGTGAGAGATGAAGAGTACCAGGAGGTCCGCGCGCACGAGGCGCACGAGGAGCCCTCCGCTCCCGAGCCCTCCGCTCCCGAGCCCTCCGAGGCGCCCGTGGTCACCGAGGTGACGCGCGATGGCGCTCCCATGCAGGTCATCAAGCTCAATGACCTGAAGCGGATGAAGATCACCGACCTGGCGAAGATGGCCCACGACTTCGGTGTCGAGGGCTACCAGGGCCTGAAGAAGCAGGATCTCATCTTCTCGCTGCTGTCGGGCATCGCGGACAAGAAGTTCGAGGTGCACGCCGAGGGCGTGATGGAGCTGCTCAGCGACGGCTTCGGCTTCCTGCGCAGCGCGGACAGCGACTACCAGCCGAGCCCGGACGACATCTACGTGTCGCCGTCGCAGGTGCGCCGCTTCAACCTGCGCCCGGGCGACACGGTGACGGGCCCCATCCGCCAGCCGCGCGAGGGCGAGCGCTTCTTCGCGCTGCAGAAGGTGGACAAGGTCAACTTCGCGGACCCGCTGTCCGAGGCCACGCGCGAGCGCATCCTCTTCGACAACCTCACGCCGCTCTATCCGACCCGCAAGCTCAAGCTGGAGCACGAGGGCTCGGAGATGACGACGCGCATCATCGACCTGTTCTGCCCCATCGGCCTGGGCCAGCGCTGCCTCATCGTGGCGCCTCCGAAGGCCGGTAAGACGGTGCTGCTGCAGAACATCGCGCACGCCATCTCGAAGAACCACCCGGACGTCTACCTCATCGTGCTGCTCGTGGACGAGCGCCCCGAGGAAGTGACGGACATGGAGCGCAACGTGCGCGGCGAGGTGGTGAGCTCCACCTTCGACGAGCCGGCCACGCGTCACGTGCAGGTGGCGGAGATGGTCATCGACAAGGCCAAGCGCCTGGTCGAGCAGAAGTACGACGTGTGCATCCTCCTGGACTCCATCACCCGTCTGGCGCGCGCCTACAACACGGTGGTGCCGGCCTCGGGCAAGATTCTGTCCGGTGGTGTGGACGCCAACGCGCTGCACAAGCCCAAGCGCTTCTTCGGCGCCGCGCGCAACATCGAGGAGGGTGGCAGCCTCACCATCATCGGCACCGCGCTCATCGACACCGGCAGCCGCATGGACGAGGTCATCTTCGAGGAGTTCAAGGGCACCGGTAACTCGGAAATCGTCCTGGACCGCAAGTTGATGGAGAAGCGCATCTTCCCGACGCTCGACATCAACAAGTCCGGTACGCGCAAGGAGGAGCTGCTGCTGCCCCCGGCGGACCTCATCCGCATCACCGCGCTTCGTCAGGTACTGCACCCGTTCACGCCGATCGACGCGATGGAATTCGTGCTCAAGCATATGCGTCCGACCGCGTCGAACGCCGAATTCCTCGGCTCGATGAACCGGTAG
- a CDS encoding AI-2E family transporter — protein MLQPHELEIPAEQRRKRLYILAGLWLTVAVILALFHSVLLPFASAALIAYLVHPLVTRITRVQVRGRNIPRWVGILLIYALFFLAVYLFFIAMVPQLYSELARISRDGVTFLNSLTPERVHVLADRAEDWLRANGIPVAIATSEDIRNGVPTSGLSLDLEKTIQDIAASLTALTREHMGDIVTVSRNIITSVLAGVFMMFFILMVAAFFSIDAHAIVRYFTSLVPVEYGNDAQLLLERIDRSLSGVVRGQVTICLVNGALTFVGLLLFGVKFAFLLATVATVFSLIPIFGTILSSVPIVLIALADGFQKGFAILLWIIGIHALEAYFLNPKIMGSAARIHPVIVAFSLIAGEKMFGLVGALFAVPVASLVVACFDYARIKAQPTLGEVKLEQPK, from the coding sequence ATGCTCCAGCCCCACGAGCTCGAAATTCCGGCGGAACAACGCCGCAAGCGTCTCTACATCCTCGCGGGGCTATGGCTGACCGTCGCCGTCATCCTGGCCCTGTTCCACTCGGTGCTGCTGCCCTTCGCGAGCGCCGCGCTGATCGCCTACCTGGTGCACCCGCTGGTGACGCGCATCACCCGCGTCCAGGTTCGAGGTAGGAACATCCCGCGCTGGGTGGGCATCCTGCTCATCTACGCCCTCTTCTTCCTGGCGGTGTACCTGTTCTTCATCGCCATGGTGCCGCAGCTCTACAGCGAGCTGGCCCGCATCAGCCGGGATGGGGTGACGTTCCTCAACTCGCTCACGCCCGAGCGCGTGCACGTGCTCGCCGACCGCGCCGAGGACTGGCTGCGCGCCAACGGCATCCCGGTGGCCATCGCCACGTCCGAGGACATCCGCAACGGCGTGCCCACCTCGGGCCTGTCGTTGGATCTGGAGAAGACGATCCAGGACATCGCCGCGAGCCTGACGGCCCTCACGCGCGAGCACATGGGCGACATCGTCACCGTGTCGCGCAACATCATCACGTCGGTGCTCGCCGGCGTGTTCATGATGTTCTTCATCCTGATGGTGGCGGCGTTCTTCTCCATCGATGCGCACGCCATCGTGCGCTACTTCACCAGCCTGGTGCCGGTCGAGTACGGCAACGACGCGCAGCTGCTGCTCGAGCGCATCGACCGCTCGCTGTCCGGCGTGGTGCGCGGCCAGGTGACGATCTGCCTCGTCAACGGCGCGCTCACCTTCGTGGGGCTGCTGCTGTTCGGGGTGAAGTTCGCCTTCCTGCTGGCCACGGTGGCCACGGTCTTCAGCCTCATCCCCATCTTCGGCACCATCCTCAGCTCGGTGCCCATCGTGCTCATCGCGCTGGCGGACGGCTTCCAGAAGGGCTTCGCCATCCTGCTGTGGATCATCGGCATCCACGCGCTGGAGGCGTACTTCCTCAACCCGAAGATCATGGGCTCGGCGGCGCGCATCCACCCGGTCATCGTGGCCTTCAGCCTGATCGCCGGGGAGAAGATGTTCGGCCTGGTGGGCGCGCTCTTCGCGGTGCCGGTGGCCTCCCTCGTGGTGGCCTGCTTCGACTACGCCCGCATCAAGGCCCAGCCCACGCTGGGCGAGGTGAAGCTGGAGCAGCCGAAGTAG
- a CDS encoding glutamine amidotransferase, giving the protein MKNVLLLKAGDAAHSVKLSVGDYEHWFVESLGPDGCRFDILHVHRGARLPDSASGYDAVMMTGSPASVTQWEPWMERAADFMLGAAARGVPVLGVCFGHQLLAHAHGARVVRNTQGREIGSVQVTLSEAGREDPLFHGLPERFTIQATHEDSVQESPPHATVLAGNAHSAVQALAFGPHIRGVQFHPEVHPAAMRALILARSEKLEDEAIRRGHAPGERVPRLLAGIAPSPAGQRILRNFVERFT; this is encoded by the coding sequence ATGAAGAACGTTCTGCTGTTGAAAGCTGGTGACGCGGCCCACTCCGTGAAACTGAGCGTCGGTGATTACGAGCACTGGTTCGTCGAGTCGCTGGGGCCGGACGGCTGCCGGTTCGACATCCTCCACGTGCACCGGGGTGCCCGGCTACCGGACAGCGCCTCGGGCTACGACGCGGTGATGATGACCGGCTCCCCCGCGTCGGTGACGCAGTGGGAGCCGTGGATGGAGCGCGCCGCGGACTTCATGCTGGGCGCGGCGGCCCGGGGCGTGCCGGTGCTCGGGGTGTGCTTCGGGCACCAACTGCTCGCGCATGCCCACGGGGCGCGTGTGGTGCGCAACACCCAGGGGCGGGAGATCGGCTCCGTCCAGGTCACCCTGAGCGAGGCGGGACGCGAGGATCCGCTCTTTCATGGATTGCCCGAGCGGTTCACCATCCAGGCCACCCACGAGGACAGCGTCCAGGAGTCCCCGCCCCACGCGACCGTGCTCGCGGGCAACGCGCACTCCGCCGTGCAGGCACTCGCCTTCGGGCCCCACATCCGGGGTGTGCAGTTCCACCCCGAGGTCCACCCGGCCGCCATGCGCGCCCTCATTCTCGCCCGATCCGAAAAGTTGGAGGACGAAGCAATCCGCAGGGGCCACGCCCCCGGGGAGAGGGTTCCCCGGCTCCTGGCGGGGATTGCTCCCTCGCCCGCCGGGCAACGCATCCTGCGGAACTTCGTGGAGCGTTTCACCTGA
- a CDS encoding glutamine synthetase family protein, giving the protein MANRSKAKVITLPAPAGRRSRAKEKDRGNVRPLREPSDMDVLHKWLDENGVRQVKIGGVDVDGVWRGKYVSLEKFLSACKGGLGFCDVVFGWDIKDELLDNTRVTGWHTGYPDGQARVDMSTGRIIPWEPDTAAFLLDFVNPDGSPFEPSPRQLLQKMGARAREMGFLPKFGAEYEFFIFKETPQSLKEKGYERLTPLTPGMFGYSWLRTSLNAPLVHAIIDGCRDFGLELEGFHTETGPGVFEAAIRYDELEKAADKAALFKTVVKEICSRHGLTACFMAKVNEKLPGCSGHIHQSLWSLKSHENAFHDPESRDGMSQTMRHYIGGVMALMPELTALYWPTVNSYKRSVENTWAPVAATWGRENRTTAVRVIGDSPKSMRIEYRQTGADMNAYIGMAASLAAGLWGIENEVEPPAPVAGNGYSADAPPLPRSLKEAVSLLSDSKRARQILGEEFVDHYVRTRDWEARQYERAVTSWELERYMELI; this is encoded by the coding sequence ATGGCGAACCGTTCCAAGGCGAAGGTCATCACCCTGCCGGCGCCCGCGGGCAGGCGCTCGCGCGCGAAGGAGAAGGATCGCGGCAATGTCCGGCCGCTGCGCGAGCCCTCGGACATGGACGTGCTGCACAAGTGGCTCGACGAGAATGGTGTCCGCCAGGTGAAGATCGGCGGGGTGGACGTGGACGGCGTCTGGCGCGGCAAGTACGTGTCCTTGGAGAAGTTCCTCTCCGCGTGCAAGGGCGGGCTCGGCTTCTGTGACGTGGTGTTCGGCTGGGACATCAAGGACGAGCTGCTCGACAACACGCGCGTGACGGGCTGGCATACCGGCTACCCGGACGGGCAGGCCCGGGTGGACATGTCCACCGGGCGCATCATCCCCTGGGAGCCGGACACGGCGGCCTTCCTCCTGGACTTCGTCAACCCGGACGGCTCGCCCTTCGAGCCGAGCCCCCGCCAGCTCCTGCAGAAGATGGGCGCGCGGGCGCGGGAGATGGGCTTTCTGCCGAAGTTCGGCGCCGAGTACGAGTTCTTCATCTTCAAGGAGACGCCCCAGTCGCTGAAGGAGAAGGGCTACGAGCGCCTGACGCCGCTGACGCCGGGAATGTTCGGCTACTCGTGGCTGCGCACGTCGCTCAACGCGCCGCTGGTGCACGCCATCATCGACGGGTGCCGGGACTTCGGGCTGGAGCTGGAGGGCTTCCACACCGAGACGGGCCCGGGTGTCTTCGAGGCCGCCATCCGCTACGACGAGCTGGAGAAGGCCGCGGACAAGGCGGCGCTCTTCAAGACGGTGGTGAAGGAGATCTGCTCGCGGCACGGGCTCACGGCCTGCTTCATGGCCAAGGTGAACGAGAAGCTGCCGGGGTGCTCGGGGCACATCCACCAGTCGCTGTGGTCGCTCAAGAGCCACGAGAACGCCTTCCACGATCCCGAGTCCCGCGACGGCATGAGCCAGACGATGCGGCACTACATCGGCGGCGTGATGGCGCTGATGCCGGAGCTCACGGCGCTCTACTGGCCCACGGTGAACAGCTACAAGCGCAGCGTGGAGAACACGTGGGCGCCCGTGGCGGCCACGTGGGGCCGGGAGAACCGCACCACGGCGGTGCGGGTCATCGGCGACAGCCCCAAGTCGATGCGCATCGAGTACCGCCAGACGGGTGCGGACATGAATGCGTACATCGGCATGGCGGCGAGCCTCGCCGCGGGCCTGTGGGGAATCGAGAACGAGGTGGAGCCTCCCGCGCCGGTCGCTGGCAACGGGTACTCGGCCGATGCGCCGCCGCTGCCGCGCTCGCTGAAGGAGGCGGTGTCGCTCCTCAGTGACTCGAAGCGGGCGAGGCAGATCCTGGGCGAGGAGTTCGTGGACCACTACGTGCGCACGCGTGACTGGGAAGCCCGGCAGTACGAGCGCGCCGTCACGAGCTGGGAGCTCGAGCGCTACATGGAGCTCATCTAG